In Pedobacter sp. SL55, the following proteins share a genomic window:
- a CDS encoding outer membrane beta-barrel family protein, with amino-acid sequence MKLSLTIFLCIPLFVWAQEDTTKKSLKKDTTIVLNAVNINYKKPMLKRKADRLEFNIDQTPLQNLNGWDILKNTPNVVMKNDALSVQGNTQILVTINDKRTLMSQEQLKQFLENTEGSSISSVEVITNPPAKYEAQGGAVINIKMKQNKLAGYKGKLSGRYHQSIYAKGRIGLMQSFNTNKWALSGDYNFVSGDYVRKNIDVVTFADDQTRWESDMVRKTQAHEQHSYNFAAQYSIDTLQNIQFGFDGNYNPASIGNYNVPTNIYNTTNNVLQSSYQTLNDRKQRYGSFNAYLAYDKKFGANNLTWSNNYSNNYHRENQEVATFFRFVNEPERYNRFANHSLQLIDLYASQLDYRLSQKKLTFESGVKYSYVSNQNDLSFFDGNQQDLVLDPNRSNLFKYKENIFAAYASANYQWDKWEAKAGLRSETTLIKTVSDNPFVENKNTRTNLFPTVYMMYNVAKDQQLGFSYGKRINRPNYDFLNPSKSYYNFYAYFQGDANLKATMIHNLSTTYTLKDWNFELYYIHRVNPSMEISVQNPETFETIYNYTNIEKSNNFGANVSKSFSLTDKWKVNLYAMGEYNDDYFIGVDKVLYKNKNFFYYGNVSTQITLDKAKTWDLNMSYVYNSKSIQGSFNITSSQNTNIVLNKKMFDKKFEVGFVVNDIFKTDNSIVSAKYANQNQYFTDYRDTQYFMINLKYNFGNQKVKDAKARAKTDEQNRM; translated from the coding sequence ATGAAGTTATCCCTCACTATTTTCTTGTGCATACCACTTTTTGTATGGGCACAAGAAGATACTACCAAAAAATCCTTAAAAAAAGATACAACAATTGTGTTGAATGCCGTAAACATAAACTATAAAAAACCAATGCTAAAACGCAAAGCGGATAGATTGGAGTTCAATATAGATCAAACGCCTTTGCAAAATTTAAACGGATGGGACATTTTGAAGAATACACCAAACGTGGTAATGAAAAACGACGCACTTTCTGTGCAGGGTAACACCCAAATTCTGGTAACGATCAACGACAAGCGAACTTTGATGAGCCAAGAGCAGCTGAAACAATTTTTAGAAAATACGGAGGGTAGTAGCATCAGTTCCGTGGAAGTGATTACCAATCCGCCAGCAAAATATGAAGCTCAAGGCGGTGCAGTCATCAATATTAAAATGAAGCAAAATAAGTTAGCTGGCTACAAGGGCAAACTTTCGGGACGTTACCACCAATCTATTTATGCCAAGGGTAGAATAGGCTTGATGCAATCTTTCAATACCAATAAATGGGCTTTAAGTGGCGACTATAATTTTGTATCTGGAGATTATGTGCGTAAGAATATTGATGTAGTAACTTTTGCTGATGACCAAACGCGATGGGAGAGCGACATGGTTAGAAAGACACAGGCACATGAACAACATTCTTACAATTTTGCTGCACAATATAGTATCGATACGCTTCAAAATATCCAGTTCGGTTTCGATGGGAATTACAACCCGGCATCTATTGGGAATTACAATGTGCCCACCAATATTTACAACACCACCAACAATGTTCTACAGTCGAGTTATCAAACTTTAAATGATCGAAAACAGCGTTATGGAAGTTTCAATGCCTATTTAGCTTATGATAAAAAATTTGGGGCCAATAACTTAACTTGGTCTAATAATTACAGTAACAATTATCATCGCGAAAACCAAGAAGTAGCCACTTTCTTTCGTTTCGTTAACGAACCAGAACGTTACAATCGCTTTGCAAACCACAGTTTACAGTTGATTGATTTGTACGCTTCGCAACTGGATTATCGTTTAAGCCAAAAAAAGCTAACCTTCGAAAGTGGCGTAAAATACAGCTATGTAAGTAACCAAAACGATTTAAGTTTCTTCGATGGCAACCAACAAGATCTAGTGCTAGATCCAAATAGAAGTAACTTATTTAAGTACAAGGAAAATATTTTTGCTGCTTATGCTTCTGCAAATTATCAATGGGATAAATGGGAAGCCAAGGCAGGTTTGCGTTCAGAAACTACCCTGATTAAAACGGTTTCCGATAATCCTTTCGTAGAAAATAAGAATACCAGAACCAACTTATTTCCTACGGTTTATATGATGTACAATGTGGCTAAAGATCAGCAATTAGGGTTTTCTTATGGCAAAAGGATCAACAGGCCCAATTATGATTTTCTTAACCCGTCGAAATCTTACTATAACTTCTACGCTTATTTTCAAGGCGATGCTAACTTAAAAGCTACTATGATCCATAACTTGAGCACAACTTACACCTTGAAAGATTGGAATTTCGAACTTTACTATATCCACAGAGTTAACCCTTCGATGGAGATTTCTGTTCAAAATCCGGAAACTTTTGAGACTATTTACAACTATACCAACATCGAAAAGAGCAATAACTTCGGAGCTAATGTTTCTAAAAGTTTTTCGCTAACGGATAAATGGAAAGTGAATTTATATGCCATGGGCGAGTACAACGACGATTATTTTATAGGTGTAGATAAGGTTTTGTATAAGAACAAAAATTTCTTCTACTACGGAAATGTCTCTACCCAGATTACTTTAGATAAAGCCAAAACTTGGGATTTGAACATGTCTTACGTTTACAATTCTAAATCGATACAAGGTTCGTTTAATATCACTTCATCGCAGAATACCAACATTGTGCTCAACAAGAAAATGTTCGACAAGAAATTTGAAGTTGGTTTCGTAGTCAACGATATTTTTAAAACGGATAACAGCATCGTTTCTGCTAAGTACGCTAATCAAAACCAGTATTTTACAGATTATAGAGATACGCAATATTTCATGATCAACCTTAAATATAACTTTGGAAACCAGAAAGTGAAAGATGCGAAGGCCAGGGCAAAAACCGATGAGCAGAATAGGATGTAA